In Actinomyces sp. zg-332, the following proteins share a genomic window:
- a CDS encoding ATP-binding protein yields MNSENKKIKRPPLRIYSRHEGALLLGVCKGLSVHLQIDILFVRFFMVITAFTGAGIFLYIWLLIFIPKKSKGNDSFVPRQENSIVEPLTQRNNTNSFNSKSAEEFTYGFILLLCALNYVFGIDGYGIINNLLVLFIGLLLISFESLQAYRQDNFSYRIFFAPRIIVGFAVSFIAIVYFIASQFLNYNRNFSINQILEIVLFLVLIIVVLIVLLVPIVVLLFKSLTKTQYENFKERERANITAHLHDGVLQTLALIQQNSTNAEEVSYLARTQERDLRAWLYGHRPEEGTSTSSIIKEQISAIEDNYRKNVELVVVGDTNPNDKAHSFISALRETTINALQHGQMPVSIYVEISSQKLEFYVRDRGKGFIVEDIPPTRLGVRNSILKRVIDNGGKVTIKNSNGCEVSVEIPLKRE; encoded by the coding sequence ATGAATAGTGAAAATAAAAAAATCAAAAGACCTCCACTGAGAATTTATTCTCGTCATGAAGGAGCACTTTTATTAGGAGTATGTAAGGGTTTAAGTGTTCACTTACAAATTGACATACTATTTGTTAGATTTTTTATGGTAATTACAGCATTTACAGGTGCTGGAATATTTCTATATATATGGTTGCTTATTTTTATTCCTAAAAAGTCTAAAGGTAACGATAGTTTTGTACCTCGGCAAGAAAACTCTATAGTCGAACCCCTCACTCAGAGAAATAACACTAATTCTTTTAATTCTAAATCTGCTGAAGAATTCACTTACGGATTTATTTTACTACTATGTGCACTGAATTATGTATTTGGAATTGACGGTTATGGAATAATTAATAACTTATTAGTTTTATTTATAGGGCTACTGTTAATCTCTTTTGAAAGCTTACAAGCTTATAGACAAGATAATTTTAGTTACAGGATATTTTTTGCTCCTCGTATAATAGTGGGTTTTGCGGTATCTTTTATTGCAATTGTATATTTTATCGCTAGTCAATTTTTAAACTACAATCGCAATTTCTCAATTAATCAAATATTGGAAATAGTATTATTTCTAGTGCTGATAATAGTAGTTCTGATTGTATTATTAGTTCCTATCGTAGTGCTTTTATTTAAATCACTTACTAAAACTCAGTACGAAAACTTTAAAGAAAGAGAAAGAGCAAATATTACTGCGCATTTGCATGATGGTGTATTACAAACATTAGCACTAATACAACAAAACTCTACTAATGCAGAAGAAGTATCCTATCTTGCTAGAACTCAAGAACGTGACTTGAGGGCATGGCTGTACGGACATAGGCCTGAAGAAGGCACTTCAACTTCATCAATTATAAAAGAACAAATTAGTGCTATAGAGGATAATTATCGTAAAAATGTTGAACTAGTAGTAGTAGGAGATACTAACCCCAATGATAAGGCACACAGCTTCATCAGTGCTTTACGTGAAACAACAATAAATGCTTTGCAACACGGACAAATGCCAGTTAGTATTTACGTTGAAATATCCTCTCAAAAGCTTGAATTTTATGTCAGAGACAGAGGTAAAGGATTCATTGTAGAAGACATTCCTCCTACTCGTTTAGGTGTTAGAAACTCAATTTTGAAACGAGTAATAGATAACGGAGGAAAAGTTACAATAAAAAATTCAAATGGTTGTGAGGTAAGTGTGGAAATACCTCTCAAACGAGAATAG
- a CDS encoding PspC domain-containing protein: MNTNNNESSRSSRFFDEIRSFNINRQANRWLGGVCAGLAERIDINVYIIRALFAISPFITLGSAFLIYIILWLFLPDATKGGHIIVQGSSSKNSTYSGDEYTNNENNMSSTYHNNNYGNTPSGSDSPFSKSPNRETKITQTHDRVSSSYTLAVLGLIFLVISFAILYGLVTRTIFTPTIVASAVIAIIFGISILIAGIKGKKATTLVIIAILSTIFISAPTTAVTSFVHTVPFHSATHDDDYHIDSILNRKTEVINLDKYASSTPNSKGEVVIEQSSSSFASKVVIVANNKPVKVNFNGSTLKANVFSNRQWLKRSQNNWTNTSSLPQNNATEVTDDSKVSLDNLGFYDYNGAAINANYMTFISLSKAIKDLSDYSDKHIQTTNKIKTADYDDANKKYVVNMNSNFAEVDVVDLPNHWYGYTQKDSSKPNGIAYKQLFAYEKGKLTQEIPANIPNKESYSQITANNLELRNNTFDGIITKFSNIYSSLDNNNHTYSVSPARLFNKIYKSPGYVYNIPKNINKYDENDWDETEDWNDVNDWDDRYDDYYDDYYDVD; the protein is encoded by the coding sequence ATGAATACTAACAATAATGAATCCTCAAGATCGTCAAGATTTTTCGACGAAATAAGAAGCTTTAATATTAACCGTCAAGCCAATAGATGGCTAGGTGGTGTTTGCGCCGGACTGGCTGAACGTATAGACATTAACGTATACATAATCAGAGCGTTATTCGCTATTTCTCCGTTCATAACTCTAGGTAGCGCATTCCTAATTTATATTATACTTTGGCTATTTTTACCAGATGCAACCAAAGGCGGACATATAATCGTTCAAGGTTCTTCTTCTAAGAATAGTACTTACTCTGGTGACGAATATACTAACAATGAAAATAACATGAGTAGTACATATCACAACAATAATTATGGTAATACACCAAGTGGTAGTGATTCTCCTTTTAGTAAGTCACCTAACAGAGAAACAAAAATCACTCAAACGCATGATAGGGTATCATCATCATATACTTTAGCTGTTCTAGGACTAATTTTCTTAGTCATTTCATTTGCAATATTATATGGTTTGGTGACACGAACAATTTTCACACCTACTATTGTGGCAAGTGCCGTAATAGCTATTATTTTTGGCATAAGCATACTTATTGCAGGCATAAAAGGAAAGAAAGCAACAACTCTTGTAATCATAGCAATATTATCAACTATATTTATCAGCGCACCGACTACGGCGGTAACTAGCTTTGTGCACACAGTTCCTTTCCATAGTGCTACTCATGACGATGATTACCATATAGATTCGATATTGAATCGTAAAACTGAAGTTATAAATTTAGATAAGTATGCTAGCTCTACTCCTAATTCTAAAGGCGAAGTAGTTATAGAGCAGTCAAGCAGTTCTTTTGCAAGCAAAGTAGTTATTGTTGCTAATAATAAACCTGTAAAAGTAAATTTCAACGGTTCTACATTAAAAGCAAATGTGTTTTCCAATAGACAATGGCTAAAACGTTCCCAAAATAACTGGACAAATACATCCTCACTTCCACAAAATAATGCAACAGAAGTTACAGATGATTCTAAAGTTTCCCTTGATAATCTAGGTTTTTATGATTACAACGGAGCAGCTATAAACGCTAATTACATGACTTTCATATCACTATCTAAAGCTATAAAAGATTTATCTGATTATTCTGACAAGCATATCCAAACAACTAACAAAATTAAAACTGCTGATTACGATGATGCTAATAAAAAGTACGTCGTAAACATGAACTCGAATTTTGCTGAAGTTGACGTAGTAGATTTGCCAAATCATTGGTACGGATATACACAAAAGGATTCTTCTAAGCCAAATGGTATTGCTTATAAACAACTATTTGCTTATGAAAAAGGAAAACTAACTCAGGAAATTCCAGCCAATATTCCTAATAAAGAATCTTATAGCCAAATAACAGCTAATAACTTAGAGCTAAGGAATAATACTTTTGATGGAATAATAACTAAATTTAGCAATATTTACAGTAGTTTAGATAATAATAATCACACTTACTCTGTAAGCCCAGCCAGACTCTTCAACAAAATTTATAAGTCACCTGGTTATGTGTACAACATTCCTAAAAATATCAACAAATACGACGAAAATGACTGGGATGAAACCGAAGACTGGAATGATGTAAATGACTGGGATGATAGATATGACGATTACTACGATGATTACTATGATGTAGATTAA
- the trpB gene encoding tryptophan synthase subunit beta has protein sequence MTFVEKIENGFFGDFGGSYVPENIQKALDELETAYNKYSKDPEFIQEFYGYLKDYSGRETPLYFAESLTNYLGGAKVYLKREDLNHLGAHKLNNVLGQILLAKRMGKQKVIAETGAGQHGVATAAAAAKFNMKCDIYMGAEDVERQKLNVFRMEMLGATVHAVEDGTRTLKDAVNAAFGAWITNVDDTFYVLGSAVGPHPYPIIVKDFQRIISIESRRQILEKEGRLPDLVIACVGGGSNAIGAFAEYIADEEVALLGVEAAGKGVDTDLHAATMTKGTVGVIDGMKTYGLFKEDGVTPLPVYSISPGLDYPGVGPEHSFLKDSNRAEYVAVTDDEAVNALLLLAKTEGIIPAIESSHAIAEAVKRIPEMSKDKIVIINVSGRGDKDMVAVAKYLEERGDI, from the coding sequence ATGACTTTCGTAGAAAAAATAGAAAACGGTTTCTTTGGAGACTTTGGTGGTAGTTACGTTCCTGAAAATATTCAAAAAGCACTTGATGAGTTGGAAACTGCTTATAATAAGTATTCAAAAGACCCCGAGTTTATTCAAGAATTCTATGGCTATCTAAAAGACTACTCTGGTCGAGAAACTCCCCTATATTTTGCTGAATCTCTTACCAACTATCTAGGTGGCGCAAAAGTATATCTAAAGCGAGAAGACTTAAATCACTTGGGAGCTCACAAGCTAAACAATGTTCTAGGACAAATACTTCTAGCTAAGCGCATGGGAAAGCAAAAAGTAATTGCTGAAACTGGAGCTGGACAACACGGAGTAGCAACTGCCGCAGCAGCAGCAAAGTTCAACATGAAATGCGATATCTACATGGGTGCTGAAGACGTGGAACGCCAAAAGCTAAATGTATTTCGTATGGAAATGCTGGGAGCTACAGTACACGCTGTTGAAGATGGTACACGTACACTAAAGGATGCTGTAAATGCTGCTTTTGGTGCTTGGATTACTAACGTAGACGATACTTTCTATGTACTTGGTTCAGCCGTAGGACCTCATCCTTACCCAATCATAGTAAAAGACTTCCAACGTATCATCAGTATCGAATCTCGCAGGCAAATTCTAGAAAAAGAAGGCAGGCTTCCAGACTTAGTAATTGCTTGTGTAGGTGGAGGTTCAAACGCTATCGGAGCTTTTGCTGAATATATAGCTGATGAAGAAGTAGCTTTATTGGGTGTAGAAGCAGCTGGTAAAGGTGTAGATACTGATCTACATGCAGCTACAATGACTAAAGGTACTGTGGGCGTCATAGATGGTATGAAAACATACGGTTTGTTCAAAGAAGACGGCGTAACACCGCTACCTGTTTACTCTATCTCTCCGGGACTAGACTATCCAGGTGTTGGACCTGAACACTCTTTCTTAAAGGACAGCAATAGGGCTGAGTACGTTGCGGTAACTGATGATGAAGCTGTAAATGCTTTGTTACTATTGGCTAAGACTGAAGGTATAATTCCAGCTATAGAAAGCTCTCACGCTATAGCAGAAGCTGTAAAACGTATACCTGAAATGAGCAAAGACAAGATTGTAATAATAAACGTTTCAGGTCGAGGCGATAAAGATATGGTAGCAGTAGCTAAATATTTAGAAGAAAGAGGCGATATATAA
- a CDS encoding MATE family efflux transporter produces the protein MSNNEEEKGQRKNPLAYKSIRRLLFSFAWPTILGSVANSMYNIVDQIFIGHGVGYVGNAATNVSHPFIIICLAIGLLAGIGSATNYSVELGRGNTQKAKEVAGTAISLVGIFGILFVILLNIFLPQLLVFFGATDEILPYAIEYVRILSLSFPLLLFAIALFPLMRADGNFIMPMVSILFGVTLNTILNAIFVLGLGLGMKAVATATVISEVFATGMLFFFIPKFKNVKFTFKDFIPKKKAIKTIVALGMSPFIFQISATFIQIILNNLLNHYGSLSAYGSEIPIAIAGIVSKINIIFISLVIGFTQGAQPIIGYNYGARNYERVHQTIKLLLKITLVISVIAFAVFEIFPKELISIFGTADERYFEFGSKYMRITLFFTFIAGASISSSTFFTSIQKPKIGVMLSLLKQVLLLLPLLVILPKFLEIDGILYATPVADFLSFLLAMHLLRLQLKKIPKENKNPNV, from the coding sequence ATGAGTAATAATGAAGAAGAAAAAGGACAACGAAAAAACCCTCTTGCTTATAAGTCTATTAGAAGACTTTTATTCTCTTTTGCATGGCCTACCATTCTTGGAAGTGTCGCAAATTCAATGTATAACATAGTGGATCAAATATTTATTGGTCATGGTGTAGGATACGTTGGCAATGCGGCAACAAATGTTTCTCATCCTTTTATAATTATTTGTTTAGCAATAGGATTACTAGCAGGAATAGGTTCAGCTACAAACTATAGTGTAGAACTAGGCAGAGGTAATACTCAAAAAGCTAAAGAAGTAGCAGGAACAGCTATAAGCTTAGTCGGAATATTTGGTATTTTATTCGTCATATTACTGAATATTTTCTTACCACAGTTACTAGTGTTCTTTGGTGCTACTGATGAAATACTCCCTTATGCTATAGAGTATGTAAGAATACTTTCACTCTCATTTCCACTATTACTGTTTGCTATCGCACTGTTTCCTTTGATGAGAGCTGACGGTAATTTTATAATGCCAATGGTTTCTATACTCTTTGGTGTAACATTAAACACTATATTAAATGCAATTTTTGTTTTAGGTTTAGGGCTAGGAATGAAAGCTGTAGCAACTGCTACCGTTATTAGCGAAGTTTTTGCTACCGGAATGCTGTTTTTCTTTATTCCTAAATTTAAGAATGTGAAGTTTACTTTCAAAGATTTCATACCTAAGAAAAAAGCTATTAAAACAATTGTTGCTCTAGGAATGTCACCATTCATATTCCAAATTTCAGCAACCTTTATACAGATTATTCTAAATAACTTATTAAATCACTATGGCTCCTTGTCTGCTTACGGTAGTGAAATACCAATTGCTATTGCTGGAATTGTTTCTAAAATAAACATTATTTTCATATCTTTAGTAATTGGTTTTACTCAAGGTGCCCAACCAATAATTGGTTATAACTATGGCGCTAGAAACTATGAACGAGTTCATCAGACAATAAAGCTCTTACTAAAAATAACTTTAGTCATTTCTGTAATAGCATTTGCTGTGTTTGAAATATTTCCTAAAGAGTTAATATCGATTTTTGGTACAGCGGATGAGCGATATTTCGAATTTGGCAGTAAATATATGAGGATAACGCTATTTTTCACGTTCATTGCTGGGGCTAGCATTTCATCTAGCACTTTCTTTACCTCTATTCAAAAACCTAAAATAGGTGTAATGCTTTCGCTGTTAAAACAAGTGTTATTACTTTTACCTTTACTGGTAATTCTTCCAAAATTCTTAGAAATAGACGGAATACTATATGCTACCCCTGTAGCTGATTTTCTTTCTTTCTTACTAGCAATGCATTTACTAAGATTACAACTAAAGAAAATACCAAAAGAGAATAAAAATCCAAATGTATAA
- the add gene encoding adenosine deaminase, producing the protein MSSNDCLKNFCYGIPKAELHLHLEGTLEPDLKLKLAERNGVDIGQKTFEEVSASYNFNDLPSFLDVYYTGMSVLQKEEDFYELAWAYLLKAKEHGVKHVEAFFDPQAHTTRGISFETVLNGYYRAISNAGELGIDASLIMCFLRDMSAESAEETLEKALPYKDKIIGVGLDSDEKGHPPVKFEKVFKKAKEEGFRLTMHCDVDQENSIEHIRQVLEEIGVERIDHGTNILENPKLVDYIVQHGIGLTSCPLSNSLVSDSMKGDKVKELLARNVKMTINSDDPAYFGGYVAKNLYSVSKEYGFTKEEIITLAKNSFEISWISDEQKAQHLKEIDEFASKCECNK; encoded by the coding sequence ATGTCATCAAATGACTGCTTGAAAAACTTTTGTTATGGGATTCCAAAGGCTGAGCTTCATTTGCATCTTGAGGGTACTCTAGAGCCTGATTTGAAACTAAAGTTAGCTGAACGTAATGGTGTAGATATCGGTCAGAAAACATTTGAAGAAGTAAGTGCAAGCTACAATTTCAACGATTTACCATCATTTTTGGACGTTTATTACACAGGTATGAGTGTTTTGCAGAAAGAAGAAGATTTCTACGAATTAGCATGGGCATACTTGTTGAAAGCTAAGGAACATGGTGTAAAGCACGTTGAAGCATTCTTCGATCCACAAGCTCACACAACACGTGGTATTAGCTTTGAAACAGTCTTGAATGGCTACTATCGTGCTATTTCTAATGCAGGAGAGCTAGGCATTGATGCTAGCTTGATTATGTGTTTCCTACGTGATATGTCAGCAGAATCAGCTGAAGAAACTCTAGAAAAAGCATTACCATACAAAGATAAAATTATTGGTGTTGGTTTGGATTCTGATGAAAAAGGTCATCCTCCTGTAAAATTTGAAAAGGTTTTCAAAAAAGCTAAAGAAGAAGGTTTCCGTTTGACAATGCACTGTGATGTTGATCAGGAAAACTCGATTGAACATATTCGTCAGGTATTAGAAGAAATTGGTGTTGAACGTATCGACCACGGTACCAATATCCTAGAAAATCCAAAGCTAGTTGACTATATCGTTCAGCATGGAATTGGACTTACAAGTTGCCCACTATCAAATAGCTTAGTCTCTGATAGCATGAAGGGTGACAAAGTTAAAGAACTTTTGGCACGCAATGTAAAAATGACTATTAACTCTGATGATCCAGCTTACTTTGGTGGATATGTAGCTAAGAACTTGTATTCAGTAAGTAAGGAATACGGATTCACAAAAGAAGAAATTATTACTTTAGCTAAGAACTCATTTGAAATTTCTTGGATAAGCGATGAACAAAAAGCTCAGCATCTAAAAGAAATTGATGAATTCGCTTCCAAATGTGAATGTAATAAATAG
- a CDS encoding ZmpA/ZmpB/ZmpC family metallo-endopeptidase yields the protein MSKPDYEKNIKNNQYKKYVLYFTSVLLTTSITFPTAYANDDIVINSVENSAVNTTERNESSVLDNGDELKDDKSVTSEESNAKENESNSSDLREANSHVANTDIVTVIPLDDNGVKLSTIGENVSRVLVVRSDNTATIETPTEDIKYVPKTDNVDAQVNAVKTHLQDVTYEDLYDILNPRERFLDKEEIKRRLRRELGQEPTEEQIKAELKKLYLNKLDLRASFEKVQNELDTILRGLFERSQDINTSRVVANKKQILLGLAFLERQYKFEFNGIKAKDLILYHPEVFGTQGSAIDRIIQIGQMDYLTTQLISNKRAYDRKISGITKQPNILSFITKMREMLEPNITDNEWVKKQSKAYILEADSNYADTKLFEKMKKDDFLASHLIPLLTLSEDNLYAITTMSTVTFGLTDTYMPDRSPANVAALKEKMAKTASEQEAFLEFWYRISETKDRLLEGRNILVIDTMQKYNPSNLPASQLWSPETGPDSLSGVREFMAQVPGYYNSYIFVDGQANPQGRLVNMFLAKSLTDRGQTAYTHEVTHILDQLVWFNGHARRAGQGVEVFARGLFEVDNNTPGISSYPPMFNLNLTYELGENRVQNASPSRFEKESDLKEYAQGLIDVVYTLDYAEAKSTLGKSTEDKKLLLNKLELIPDSARANQVKDKFSNIDDATANSLNSINDLVDKGIVSARLQFKGSQTTGEAKPNDYHIVPLFEPIYAGLQNNAGSAGDVTFRRYSYELLGEYGYKNGMVAYLSNQYPNDEQALNAILDNKYAGNLAEFKKDMFKRRIDKLDSLMENDVFTNYEELQRLMDEAVQTDLDRMKQNIRNSQQKLLGVGAVRNLKTRILQSYLNKTRDFRSSIYKEDPVLGTVTEEEEVEIPLETTNAEDSNLWEGESRTETGTAGRKKITKTWNTVDGAKVGEPVVSESVVVGMVPSVVYRGTKPVVGEVVSVSEVEVPVETTSVDDPSLWEGESRTVVGSVGRKVVTSRQATYKGVAQGDPVVSESVVVGMVPSVVYRGTKPVVGEVVSVSEVEVPVETTSVDDPSLWEGESRTVVGSVGRKVVTSRQATYKGVAQGDPVVSESVVVGMVPSVVYRGTKPVVGEVVSVSEVEVPVETTSVDDPSLWEGESRTVVGSVGRKVVTSRQATYKGVAQGDPVVSESVVVGMVPSVVYRGTKPVVGEVVSVSEVEVPVETTSVDDPSLWEGESRTVVGSVGRKVVTSRQATYKGVAQGDPVVSESVVVGMVPSVVYRGTKPVVGEVVSVSEVEVPVETTSVDDPSLWEGESRTVVGSVGRKVVTSRQATYKGVAQGDPVITETVLVQMKPTVIYRGTKPKNNAPDNIIIPLPEPKPIPEPKPENQPENKPEDNTENKPDNTVASKTEENSSTALPNDTKQNKVKLRPIADKDKKLSETGFGSDGIVKYGPLILLLGLIVNRFSKNKKDE from the coding sequence ATGAGTAAGCCTGACTATGAAAAAAATATAAAAAATAACCAGTATAAAAAATATGTTTTATACTTTACTTCTGTTTTACTAACTACTTCAATTACTTTCCCTACAGCATACGCAAATGATGATATTGTCATTAATTCAGTTGAAAACTCAGCAGTTAATACAACTGAAAGAAATGAAAGTTCCGTACTTGATAATGGTGATGAATTAAAAGATGACAAAAGTGTTACTTCAGAGGAAAGTAATGCTAAAGAAAATGAAAGTAACTCCTCAGATTTACGAGAAGCAAATAGCCATGTAGCTAACACTGATATTGTTACGGTGATTCCACTAGATGATAATGGGGTCAAATTGTCTACAATTGGTGAAAATGTTTCCAGAGTTTTAGTCGTTCGTTCAGATAACACAGCAACCATTGAAACACCAACAGAAGATATAAAATATGTGCCTAAAACAGATAATGTTGACGCTCAAGTAAATGCTGTAAAAACTCATCTACAAGACGTTACTTACGAAGACTTATACGACATTTTAAACCCTCGAGAAAGATTCTTAGATAAAGAAGAGATTAAAAGAAGATTACGTAGAGAACTAGGACAAGAACCTACAGAAGAACAAATAAAAGCTGAGCTGAAAAAGCTTTACTTAAATAAACTAGATTTACGTGCAAGCTTTGAAAAAGTACAAAATGAGTTGGATACAATTCTAAGGGGACTTTTTGAACGTTCACAGGATATAAACACTAGTAGAGTTGTTGCTAATAAAAAACAGATTCTATTAGGCTTAGCTTTTCTTGAGCGCCAATATAAATTTGAATTCAACGGTATTAAAGCTAAAGATTTAATTTTGTACCATCCAGAAGTGTTTGGTACACAAGGCTCGGCAATAGATAGAATAATCCAAATCGGACAGATGGATTATTTGACTACACAGTTAATATCTAATAAAAGAGCATATGACAGAAAGATAAGTGGAATTACTAAGCAACCTAACATTTTGAGCTTTATTACAAAAATGCGTGAAATGTTAGAGCCAAATATAACAGATAACGAGTGGGTAAAGAAACAATCTAAAGCTTATATTCTTGAAGCCGACAGCAACTATGCTGATACTAAGCTTTTTGAAAAAATGAAAAAAGACGATTTTCTTGCTTCACACCTAATTCCATTGTTGACTTTGAGTGAAGATAATCTCTATGCGATAACTACAATGTCAACGGTTACCTTTGGTTTAACAGATACTTATATGCCAGATAGATCACCTGCTAATGTGGCTGCTCTCAAAGAAAAAATGGCTAAAACTGCTAGTGAACAGGAAGCGTTCCTAGAGTTTTGGTATCGCATAAGTGAGACTAAAGACAGATTGCTAGAAGGTCGAAATATTTTGGTAATCGACACTATGCAAAAATATAATCCATCAAATTTGCCAGCTAGCCAATTGTGGTCTCCTGAGACAGGTCCAGACAGTCTTAGCGGTGTGAGAGAATTTATGGCTCAGGTGCCGGGTTATTACAACTCTTACATATTCGTAGATGGACAAGCAAATCCACAAGGTAGATTAGTTAATATGTTCTTAGCTAAATCACTGACCGATAGAGGACAAACAGCTTACACTCACGAAGTTACACATATTTTAGATCAACTTGTATGGTTTAACGGACATGCTCGTAGAGCTGGACAAGGTGTAGAAGTCTTTGCTAGAGGACTATTTGAAGTTGATAATAATACACCTGGAATATCTTCTTATCCTCCAATGTTCAACTTGAACTTGACTTACGAACTAGGTGAAAATCGTGTGCAAAATGCTTCACCGTCAAGGTTTGAAAAAGAATCCGATTTGAAAGAATATGCTCAAGGTCTCATAGACGTTGTTTATACTTTAGATTACGCTGAAGCAAAATCTACTCTTGGAAAATCTACTGAAGATAAAAAACTTTTACTCAATAAACTCGAACTTATTCCTGATAGCGCTAGAGCCAATCAAGTTAAAGACAAATTCTCAAATATTGATGATGCAACTGCTAATAGTTTGAATAGTATAAATGATTTAGTTGACAAGGGCATAGTTAGCGCACGTTTACAGTTCAAAGGTAGCCAAACTACTGGTGAGGCTAAGCCAAATGATTACCATATAGTTCCACTCTTTGAGCCTATATATGCAGGGTTGCAAAACAACGCTGGCTCAGCTGGAGACGTTACTTTCAGACGATACAGCTATGAGTTGTTAGGCGAATACGGATACAAGAATGGTATGGTTGCGTATTTGTCTAACCAGTATCCAAATGATGAGCAAGCTTTAAATGCTATCTTAGATAATAAATATGCTGGAAACTTGGCTGAATTCAAAAAGGATATGTTTAAACGTAGGATTGATAAACTCGATTCTTTAATGGAAAACGATGTATTTACTAACTACGAAGAATTGCAAAGGTTAATGGATGAAGCTGTTCAAACAGATTTGGACAGAATGAAACAAAATATCCGCAATAGTCAACAAAAATTGCTTGGAGTTGGGGCTGTTCGTAATCTAAAGACACGTATTTTACAGTCTTATTTGAATAAAACTAGGGATTTCCGTAGCAGTATTTATAAAGAAGACCCAGTTTTAGGCACAGTTACAGAGGAAGAAGAAGTTGAGATTCCTCTTGAAACTACTAATGCTGAAGATTCTAATTTGTGGGAAGGCGAATCTAGAACTGAAACTGGTACTGCAGGTAGAAAGAAAATAACAAAAACTTGGAACACAGTAGATGGTGCTAAAGTTGGCGAACCTGTTGTGAGTGAGTCTGTTGTTGTGGGTATGGTTCCTAGTGTTGTTTATCGTGGGACTAAGCCTGTTGTTGGTGAGGTTGTTTCTGTTAGTGAGGTTGAGGTTCCTGTTGAGACTACTAGTGTTGATGATCCTTCTTTGTGGGAGGGTGAGTCTAGGACTGTAGTTGGTAGTGTTGGTAGGAAGGTTGTTACTTCTCGTCAGGCTACTTATAAGGGTGTTGCTCAGGGTGATCCTGTTGTGAGTGAGTCTGTTGTTGTGGGTATGGTTCCTAGTGTTGTTTATCGTGGGACTAAGCCTGTTGTTGGTGAGGTTGTTTCTGTTAGTGAGGTTGAGGTTCCTGTTGAGACTACTAGTGTTGATGATCCTTCTTTGTGGGAGGGTGAGTCTAGGACTGTAGTTGGTAGTGTTGGTAGGAAGGTTGTTACTTCTCGTCAGGCTACTTATAAGGGTGTTGCTCAGGGTGATCCTGTTGTGAGTGAGTCTGTTGTTGTGGGTATGGTTCCTAGTGTTGTTTATCGTGGGACTAAGCCTGTTGTTGGTGAGGTTGTTTCTGTTAGTGAGGTTGAGGTTCCTGTTGAGACTACTAGTGTTGATGATCCTTCTTTGTGGGAGGGTGAGTCTAGGACTGTAGTTGGTAGTGTTGGTAGGAAGGTTGTTACTTCTCGTCAGGCTACTTATAAGGGTGTTGCTCAGGGTGATCCTGTTGTGAGTGAGTCTGTTGTTGTGGGTATGGTTCCTAGTGTTGTTTATCGTGGGACTAAGCCTGTTGTTGGTGAGGTTGTTTCTGTTAGTGAGGTTGAGGTTCCTGTTGAGACTACTAGTGTTGATGATCCTTCTTTGTGGGAGGGTGAGTCTAGGACTGTAGTTGGTAGTGTTGGTAGGAAGGTTGTTACTTCTCGTCAGGCTACTTATAAGGGTGTTGCTCAGGGTGATCCTGTTGTGAGTGAGTCTGTTGTTGTGGGTATGGTTCCTAGTGTTGTTTATCGTGGGACTAAGCCTGTTGTTGGTGAGGTTGTTTCTGTTAGTGAGGTTGAGGTTCCTGTTGAGACTACTAGTGTTGATGATCCTTCTTTGTGGGAGGGTGAGTCTAGGACTGTAGTTGGTAGTGTTGGTAGGAAGGTTGTTACTTCTCGTCAGGCTACTTATAAGGGTGTTGCTCAGGGTGATCCTGTCATAACTGAGACAGTTCTCGTGCAGATGAAACCTACAGTTATCTATCGCGGAACTAAGCCAAAGAATAATGCTCCTGATAATATAATAATTCCTCTTCCTGAGCCAAAGCCTATCCCAGAGCCTAAGCCAGAAAATCAACCGGAAAATAAGCCAGAGGATAATACAGAAAATAAGCCAGATAATACTGTTGCTTCAAAGACTGAAGAAAACTCTTCAACTGCTTTGCCAAATGATACGAAACAGAATAAGGTGAAACTTCGCCCTATTGCTGATAAAGATAAAAAACTATCTGAAACTGGTTTTGGATCTGATGGCATAGTCAAATATGGGCCACTGATACTGTTATTAGGCTTAATTGTTAATAGGTTCTCAAAGAATAAAAAAGACGAATAG